The nucleotide sequence ACACTACAGCACTCCGTCACTTCAATCTACACTTTCCAACATTTACAGTAATAGAGCCAGAACAGttcaatccacctcaccaTCCTTCCTGTTGCCCAACCTCCCACTCAACGAGTTACTCTGCCCACCACTCCCCTCTCCATACTCCCCATGCTGATACCGTGCATTGTGGACCTGGTCCACCTCGTACCCCAGACCGGGCGGTCGGAAAGTAGGCGACATCCAACCGAAATTTAACCACTTCatcacccctcctccaccatgCGCTGAGTGACTTTGTGAAGTATGCGTAGAGGAAGTCATACTAGATGGATTGGGACTTTTGACTCTTCTAGAAGTGGATAGGTCCAATGTTTCAGGTGCTGGTGCCGGAGAGAGGTTGGAGCGAGTTCGGGATAATTCGAGTTTCCTATCTCTTTGTGCTGAGCCGATGTCGATCTGAAGGGATGGGCAACTTGGTATGATGGGTCGGAGGGATTCTTTGGATTTCGAGGTGATGGATTGATCTCGTGGGTCGGAGTGGATCGAACTACAATAGAACAAGTGTGTATGTTGGTATCAGCTCGGTATGTTACAGCGCTTGTAAGGAGGAAAGACTATGTTATTCTGTCTGTTCAGGTCATCTAGACTCCCAAAATCAGAGGTCTTCAGGTTCGCCAAAACCTGCTCTGAGATTTACACTTGACCAAAAATACAGAaacacactcacctcccattATCTCCCGTCACATGCTCATAACTCGCCCTATGAACACTACTAACAAACTGATCCATAGTCCTCAACAGATGATgcatctcctcctcttcccctgGAACAACTCCATCCTCTCTCGTCATCTCCGCACCGCCAACTCTGGCTTTACGGCGCTGGAACAATAATTCGTAGAACACCGCTGCGTCCGCGTCTACTTCCACAGGTCCAGCAACAGTCAGCATGGGTACGCCCTGGGCTATCTCGGGTGGGAGTAATGGTAGACGCTGAgataggaagatggagatggttgaAGGTGGAGTGGGACGACATTGGAAGTCGTCTAGTGGTGTGGCGAAAGATGAGAGGTAGTCTATCATTGTGTCGTTGTTCTTCTGCAACGTAGGTCATCAGAACGTACTACTGATGAGAGACTGGTTTTATCTATCGTGGGGTCATGACACCTCAAGTGGGATGCGTTGAAGTATCGAGCTTACCCGTATGAACGAAGAGTACCTCGCCAATTCAGGATCCCTCGCCGAATCGCTCCAAGTGAAAAAAGCCATCGTATGGAATATCTTAGCTATCAACGTCAATGTCTTCTGTACAGGTACTCTGGGTAGACCTCTTGCGAGTCCAAACAAGTGGGGGCGCATCAATGCTGGGCCGATGAGTCGTAGCTAGGAGAGTGAAGTGAGTTGCCGACTTTGCGAGGTCACCGCGGTTTTGGGAACTCACAAAGAGGAATGACGAGACAGCTTTATACCTTAGCTTTCTCCTGGTGTCATTCGAATCAGCTGAGGAAGATTGAGCGATGTGGGTTACAGCTCACTCTTCATGATTCTCTTTGACATTCTTGAATAGTATGGCAAATACTTGTCGAAGTATGCTATAACAGGCAAGACTCAGCTGTATCAGCAAAGCTATCTCTTGAATTCTAGATCAAGGATGAATCATAACACTCACTTTGGAAAAGTTCCTCTTTGAGCTAAAAGATCATACCGCCTCAATCAGCATTTTATTTCCCCCTTAACATCTGTCGTCACGTCACTCACTGTACATATCCTCCCAACAATCATCCAGTATCTTGACAACGCTCCTCGTATTCTCATTATTCGCCTCGATCTCATTCTCGAGAACCACATTAACAGTAGGGCCAATAGATGATTTCAAAAAGTCAAAACAGACCAATCGCATGGTAGCTTCCAGTAGACGTGTCATTGGTGAATTGCCTCTGAAGAGGGTATCTCCGCCTGAGCTCGGCATGGTATCAGCATGGTGAAGAACTCCCGATAAATATGTCCCATGTGAAGGGACAGTTGTGGAAGCCATTGAACACTCACTAGCTTTGGCTTCGATCTCactcatctccaccaacctGTCAAATGTCGTTCCCAACGCCCAATTGAACCTCGTGAACATGTCTACGCAGTGATCGAGCAATCCTTTAGACATCATATAGTATATGGTCCTCGTACCGCCCATTCCGTGAAAGACCTAGATCATTCATGTTTGATTCTATCATCAGATGACTTGTTTTGCATTGGACGGGAAGATCGATGTAAAACCCACCTCTGGTAAGGGATAGACCTCCATGCCCACTACATTCACAATAGTGAAGTTCGCTATCAATCGTAGTTCACCGATGACATGACCCGATAACGATATTATAGGGAATCGTTCGTCTTTAGCTTTCATAAATGATGATACCAGTGGTAGATGGACCGTAGCAAATGGCTGCGAGTGTTTACCTGAGCGCATGCGAGATATCTTGAGGGCTACACAACATACATCGGAGAATCAGCTGACGTCTACTCTGTCTGATAGTCGCAGTCGAGAGTATATGTGAGGTCAATGTACTCACTACATGTCGTGAAGTCACGGACGTTCTCAAAAGTGAATAGTTCAGCCCAGAAGGGTATCTCCGAACGATCTTCAGCTTGGACCCATGTTGTCTGACCCATGAGGTGTTTATCGGTGTATCTGATTAGCAAAGAGGATTATCGTCAGCCCCAGAAGTGAGAGGTATAGGTCCACTTACatctcaaccttcaaccTATCCTTTCCCGCCCAACCAGATTTCCACTCATGTTTCCCGCCCTCGCCTCTCGACAACTTACTCGAAGAAGGGTTCTGAGGCTCGCTCGACCTCGCGCTGATCTGATCGAAAGACGACGCAGTATTCGATAGAccctcctctttcgtcaTTGTGTGACCGATACTCAAATTGGATAAAGGTATACTCTCCTGTAGATCCAATACTCTAATTTGTAATCTCCTGTGCACTCTTGGTAAGTAGCTCCCACCGAAAGAGCGTAGTAGGGTGAACCATtcgttcttctctttctcactTTTGAAGTCTAGTAGTAGTATCTGATCCGACGACTGATCGTGATTTGAGGTAGAGATGGACGTATCGGACGTGaacctctcttcatcctcttcgaacCCTATTGAATGATCGCCTGTTATTCCCGAAGAGGAACTACCGGTACTCGTATCCACCTTGGTGATGGTATATCCCCGTGCTCTCCGTCCAATCTTACTCAAAGTCGACATCTGCGGCTTGAGGGGTCTAGCCTTCGAGGTGGATTTCCTTAGATTATTCTTGTATGAATCTGAACCTGGAAGATGAATAGATAAGACAAAAGGTCTGTCATAAACTGAAGGATGGATCTTCTGGATATCGTCGTTCCCCCAAGTCAGTTCTGGGACAGGTCGAATGATCTGACgaaggatgatctcgtcgTTATCGTATATCGTCAAACCACCCCCTTGGGCTCCACCGTCACCATGAACGTGGATTACTATCACACCTTTTCGCCATCGGTTGACCATCGACGAGTTGGAGGGTATAAGTTTTTGGGGGGAGTCCCGGGGAGGAGTGAGGGGAGGTAATTGGGGGATTGAGCGGGTATCTGCGCAAGACGAGTCAACTGAAGAGTCCATTCAAGGAAGGTGACTTACGTCTCAGGGTAGCTCGTTGAGTATCATACCTATCTTTTTTCCATGTTATATCGTCGTGGTCGTATTCctgcggaggaggtggaggaggtgggataGGATATGAGGATAATGGTTTGACGGACGGTTCAGGCGATAGGATTGCATTTCTTCCTCCGCCATAGGACGATTTTGGTCTGAGCTGGGTGTGAAGtatcacaatgtcagcttcatTCCATCCTATACATCTGATCAATGAGGCttgaggtgagatgagatggaggtcGCACTCACTAGCTGTAATCCGGAAGAACGTTTCTTTTTGGATGTTGATTGCCAATCGCATTGAGTGGGTGGTTGTGCATTGTATGTGGTGAGACAATAACTTATCTCTGCTTGGAATACCGATGGCATCTTTGATCATTTGATTTGATCAGGTTATGGTTAGGTGTTAGCACAAAGGTATGATGGTGGTCAATCAAATCAAACGATAATCACATCTTCACATGTCCCATGTCCATCTCATGAGATGAGATCGCATCGCATCGTTTGAAACTCAATTTTCCTAGTGTCAGTGGTGCATATTCCCGATTGACTTACAGCACATGCCATCCATGCTGTAAAATTCAACCGGCACGGACCTCTTGACACATCGCACTGATCGctttgatgatgtggagatggagggttggagatggagcaAACCAAACTTGACAACCTTAAGACCAGTGTGCATggacctcctccacctccaccatttgattccatcccttcccaaCGGGGATTGATCCGTTTGATCCGTTGGATAGATAGTATTCGGAATTCAGGGCCTATATGGTAATCTCGCGTGCTCGATTGATTACGATTTTTGAACTTGATTAGGATTATTCATGGGTTACTCGTACTGATATGTCCGctcccttttcccttttccctttccccccAAAGTCAAAGTGGGTACGGTGATATGGTAGTAGTGTGGTTACGCCTCCACTATGTCATACCCTCATAAAATGAAAGATCCATCTGAGTGATTTGACTGTGACGTTGGTTTAAATGCACTTTCCATCGGCCCGTCCCACCGCTGCTTACCGCCGTACAGTACTACTTGCACATTATCTTACAAACCAATCTTACTCTCACTTTCCATACAttccatctttctcatctatACCTCTATACATAGCATCGAAGTCTATGTGAGTTACCAGCCATAGTATAGATCCATACATATAACACTGACAACCAATATTCTTTCCACGCAGTTCCGCAAAGATGTCTAACCAAGATAACAGAAAACGATCCGACTCAACCGCAGGATCCATCCCTTCCATGGAGACCTCTGGTGATGCCTTGAAGGATGAGAccgtcgtcgtcgtcctcgGAGCAAGTGGTGACttggccaagaagaagactttCCCAGCACTCTTCGCATTGTTCGCTCAAGGCTTGCTCCCCAAGGATGTCCATATCGTCGGTTATGCTAGAACCAGTGAGTATCGATGATGACGTCGGCCGAATATACATATACCCCATAGCAAACCTCAAATCACGACTCAATGCTGATGTTGTGTTGTTGTGTTGTAGAAATGGACGAAGCAGAGTTCCACAAGAGGGAGACTCAGTACTTGAAAGGTGATGACTCAAAAATTGAGGAATTCAAGAAGATCTCATCGTACATCTCCGGTCAatatgatggagatgagggattcCAAGAATTGCTGAAGCATCTTGAGAAATTAGAAGGTGATAGAAAGACAAAGAACCGTGTATTCTACATGGCCTTGCCACCCTCGGTGTTCACGACGGTCGCTAAAGGATTGAAGAAGAACGTATACTCTGAAGACGGTATCAACAGGATCATCGTGGAGAAACCTTTCGGAAAAGACTTGGAATCATGTAGAGAGATGATGTCGGAGTTGAAAGCTCAATGGTCAGAGAATGAGACTTACAGAATCGATCATTACTTGGGTAAAGAGATGGTCAAGAACCTTTTGATTCTGAGGTTCGGTAATGTCTTCCTTGATGCTGCTTTCAACAAGAACTTTGTTAGCAACGTTCAGATCACTTTCAAAGAACCTTTTGGAACcgagggaagaggtggttATTTCGATGAGTTTGGTATTATCAGAGATGTCTGCCAGAACCGTGGGTGTCCTTTCTATCTAAATTCTTGAATTGCCAATAAACGGAGATGACGACTGATAACTGTGAATCCTCCTACTAGATCTTCTCCAAACCCTTTCTATCCTCGCCATGGAAAGACCAGTCTCTTTTTCAGCTGAGGACATCCGGGACGAAAAGGTGAGTAGCCGTTTCCCTCCGTGTGTCGATCTATACGTATCCCCTGCATATGTCTCAGAACCACTACTCTGTCTGGTTTCGTGgaaactcaccctcatctatCTCCATTTGTGTGAGGTCACGCTAATCATCTGCCTCCTTCCCCAGGTTAAAGTTCTTAGATCTATCCCCGCCATCGCTCAAAAAGATGTTCTCCTCGGTCAATACGTTGGCGAAGGTGACAAACCAGGATACCTCGACGATGACACCGTGCCCAAGGGTTCCGTCTGTCCTACTTTCGCTGCCATGACTCTCTGGGTAAACAACCCTCGATGGGAAGGTGTGCCATTCATCATGAAGGCtggtaaaggtgagtcaacatTCGGTGTTAATTAAACACCTTGTACACCTAAACACAGAGGGGGGAAGAGCGTAGTATGCTGATTGTGCTATCATCTCTGCAGCGTTGAACGAATCTAAAGTGGAAATCAGAGTCCAATTCAAAGATGCCTTACAAGGTATCTTCACCGATATCCCCCGAAACGAACTAGTCATGAGGATCCAACCTTCCGAAGCTGTCTACTTGAAGATGAACGCCAAATTGCCTGGATTCGCCACGAGAGCTGTACCCACCGAATTGGACTTGACTTACAAGAAGAGATTCGTCGACACCAACATCCCTCAGGCTTACGAGGCGTTGATCTTGGATGCTTTCAAGGGCGATCACTCCAACTTTGTGAGAGACGATGAGCTGGATGTGGCTTGGAAGATCTTTactcccatcctccactGGATCGAcggtaaaggtgagtttcccCATCCTTACGTATAGCATCATCACAGAACTGAATTGGTTGGAGAGCTGACGGGATGTTTTGTTTTTGTATGATAGACGCTCCTAAACCCGAGCCATACCCTTACGGGTCAAGAGGTCCTAAGCAAATTGATGAGTTCACTTCTAAATACGGATACAAGCGATCTCCTCAAGAATAGTGAGTGTCGTTTGGTCCTGTATATGTCTCTTCGATGCCATTACTAGAGATTAATTAGCTTACGATTGGTTGAATTAATAGCTCTTGGCCTCAAACTTCTGCTAGCCTGTaaggaaggagaatgataCCAAGGAATAAAAAGGATTGattgagaaagaaggatcgACCGATGATCGTCTGCGTTACGTCTGTAGCTTTGTGTaggtggtggtagtggcGGGGTTTGATAGTGTCGATgtgggaagaagttgatgtCTATATTTAATTGATGTGTTTATATATGCACACTGTGGACAAATTGGTCATGAGAGGGTTTCAGGGGATGTCTGCGAGAGGTTCTCAGTATGCTAATGAGTTGATTGAGTGGGCGAGTCATCTGGTCATGCTGTATGGCTGCCATTTCTAATCTTGTTGCTATCTACTGCATACTCCGACACACAGACTGTGCAtgcttcttgcttcttgcttcttgcttcttgcttcttggTCTACTTGAGTCGAGGTGATGATTGTGACGTATAGGGTGTGTTTCATGTTACTACAGTGTACATGCCATGTGCCACCTGGTTATGTAATTGTCTATTTTGTACTGCTGAAATAAAATTCCCGGTTACGCTGTGAATGTGTGTGAGTGTTGCCGCTGGGTCCTCATGTCAAAAGACAGTGTCACTTGTCATTCAATGTTCTTCTCACAGCTACTCGTActtcaccttccacttcttGTTCACTCATCTTGATTCATCTT is from Kwoniella bestiolae CBS 10118 chromosome 6, complete sequence and encodes:
- a CDS encoding glucose-6-phosphate dehydrogenase codes for the protein MSNQDNRKRSDSTAGSIPSMETSGDALKDETVVVVLGASGDLAKKKTFPALFALFAQGLLPKDVHIVGYARTKMDEAEFHKRETQYLKGDDSKIEEFKKISSYISGQYDGDEGFQELLKHLEKLEGDRKTKNRVFYMALPPSVFTTVAKGLKKNVYSEDGINRIIVEKPFGKDLESCREMMSELKAQWSENETYRIDHYLGKEMVKNLLILRFGNVFLDAAFNKNFVSNVQITFKEPFGTEGRGGYFDEFGIIRDVCQNHLLQTLSILAMERPVSFSAEDIRDEKVKVLRSIPAIAQKDVLLGQYVGEGDKPGYLDDDTVPKGSVCPTFAAMTLWVNNPRWEGVPFIMKAGKALNESKVEIRVQFKDALQGIFTDIPRNELVMRIQPSEAVYLKMNAKLPGFATRAVPTELDLTYKKRFVDTNIPQAYEALILDAFKGDHSNFVRDDELDVAWKIFTPILHWIDGKDAPKPEPYPYGSRGPKQIDEFTSKYGYKRSPQEYSWPQTSASL